The following coding sequences are from one Arcobacter nitrofigilis DSM 7299 window:
- the ald gene encoding alanine dehydrogenase: protein MKIGLVKEIKVHEYRVGLTPDDVAAYVNNGHTVFVEIDAGIGAGFENEEYVKAGGTIVEDKQKLFDDSEMIVKVKEPLPQEYDFFHEGQILYTYLHIAADKPQAEMLLSKKIKAVAYETITSAEGGLPCLTPMSEIAGRLAAQEGAKYLEKPFGGRGVLLGGVPGVQKGNVVIIGGGIVGLNACKMCVGLGANVTVMDISASRLAYYDDLFGSKVNTLFSNRSNILKSIKEADLVIGAVLIPGAVAPKLISKDDLKLMKKNAVVVDVAIDQGGCFETSKATYHDNPTYVVNDVLHYCVANMPGAVSLTSTLALTATTLRHGLAIANKGLEKALADDKHLLNGLNTYAGKLTNEAVAKSLNITYEPVTF from the coding sequence ATGAAAATAGGATTAGTAAAAGAGATTAAAGTACATGAGTATAGAGTTGGTTTAACACCTGATGATGTTGCTGCATATGTAAATAATGGACATACAGTTTTTGTTGAAATTGATGCGGGTATTGGGGCTGGATTTGAGAATGAAGAGTATGTAAAAGCTGGGGGAACAATTGTTGAAGATAAACAAAAGCTTTTTGATGATTCTGAAATGATTGTAAAAGTAAAAGAACCATTGCCACAGGAGTATGATTTCTTTCATGAAGGTCAGATTTTATATACGTATTTACATATAGCAGCTGATAAACCACAAGCTGAAATGTTATTATCTAAAAAAATAAAAGCAGTAGCATATGAAACTATTACATCTGCTGAGGGTGGATTACCTTGTCTAACTCCTATGAGTGAAATTGCAGGAAGATTAGCAGCTCAAGAGGGTGCAAAATATTTAGAAAAACCATTTGGTGGAAGAGGTGTTTTATTAGGTGGAGTTCCAGGTGTTCAAAAAGGTAATGTTGTAATTATTGGTGGTGGAATTGTTGGACTTAATGCTTGTAAAATGTGTGTTGGACTTGGTGCAAATGTTACAGTTATGGATATCTCAGCTTCAAGATTAGCATATTATGATGACTTATTTGGTTCAAAAGTAAATACTTTATTTTCAAATAGATCAAATATATTAAAATCAATCAAAGAAGCAGATTTAGTAATTGGTGCTGTTTTAATTCCAGGTGCTGTTGCTCCTAAACTTATCTCTAAAGATGATTTAAAACTTATGAAGAAAAATGCAGTTGTAGTTGATGTTGCAATTGACCAAGGTGGTTGTTTTGAAACTTCAAAAGCTACTTATCATGATAATCCAACTTATGTGGTAAATGATGTATTGCATTATTGTGTTGCAAATATGCCAGGAGCTGTATCTTTAACTTCTACTTTAGCATTAACAGCTACTACCTTAAGACATGGTTTAGCAATTGCTAATAAAGGTTTAGAAAAAGCATTAGCTGATGATAAACACTTATTAAATGGTCTTAATACTTATGCTGGGAAATTGACAAATGAAGCAGTTGCAAAAAGTTTAAATATTACATATGAACCTGTAACTTTCTAA
- a CDS encoding LysE family translocator — MFDYINISILAIFIPTFFFVSITPGMCMTLSLSMGMSIGLKKTMYMMVGELLGVGLVATSSVIGVAAIMLNHPTIFLVLKYCGGAYLIYLGVTMWLSRGKMALNLEECSFNVSRKNLAIQGFVTAIANPKGWAFFIALLPPFIDENLAYVPQLAVLIFLILLLEFSCLIIYATGGTTLRKLLQNSSNVKLLNKIAGSMMIGIGIWLALT, encoded by the coding sequence ATGTTTGATTATATAAATATATCAATTTTAGCAATTTTTATACCAACTTTCTTTTTTGTTTCAATTACTCCAGGAATGTGTATGACTTTATCTTTAAGTATGGGGATGAGCATTGGTTTAAAAAAAACAATGTATATGATGGTAGGAGAACTTTTGGGAGTAGGGTTAGTTGCCACTTCTTCAGTTATTGGTGTCGCTGCTATTATGCTAAATCATCCAACTATTTTTTTAGTTTTAAAATATTGTGGAGGAGCTTATTTAATATATTTAGGTGTAACTATGTGGTTATCAAGAGGAAAAATGGCTTTAAATTTAGAAGAGTGTAGTTTTAATGTTTCTAGAAAGAATCTTGCTATACAAGGTTTTGTAACAGCAATTGCAAATCCAAAAGGCTGGGCTTTTTTTATCGCTTTATTACCACCATTTATTGATGAAAATTTAGCTTATGTACCCCAATTAGCTGTTTTGATATTTTTGATACTTTTACTTGAATTTTCTTGTTTGATTATATATGCCACAGGTGGAACTACTTTAAGAAAGTTATTACAAAACTCTTCAAATGTAAAACTATTAAATAAAATAGCTGGTTCTATGATGATAGGAATAGGAATTTGGTTAGCCTTAACCTAA